The following are encoded in a window of Peromyscus maniculatus bairdii isolate BWxNUB_F1_BW_parent chromosome X, HU_Pman_BW_mat_3.1, whole genome shotgun sequence genomic DNA:
- the LOC102906724 gene encoding rhox homeobox family member 2B-like: MARKYFFFDYDYYGVSFYEEEVTTESEKRVICAANSGSFDNRVIGTLNKPYFEGHQSSVDNHRYQGYDMNDNQDTEQKELEVARTVVGEQPSFRVRERPYRFTPGQLWELRAVFEETHYPDALRRKELADLMNVDEQKVKDWFNNKRAKLRKNQRTMTNTRPPPTKEDLAMKTLVESKNIIILQEQVGDGLIWSHQDSDIHAGLNIPIFPPLH, encoded by the exons ATGGCACGCAAGTACTTTTTCTTCGACTACGACTATTATGGCGTGAGCTTCTATGAGGAAGAAGTAACGACTGAATCTGAAAAAAGGGTGATCTGTGCAGCAAACAGTGGCAGCTTTGACAATCGAGTCATAGGCACCCTGAATAAGCCATACTTTGAGGGCCACCAGAGCTCTGTAGATAACCACCGCTATCAAGGCTATGACATGAATGACAACCAAGACACTGAGCAAAAAGAGCTGGAGGTGGCCAGGACTGTGGTAGGTGAACAGCCATCATTCAGGGTTCGTGAGAGACCATACAGATTCACGCCTGGACAGCTGTGGGAACTGCGGGCAGTCTTCGAAGAAACTCACTACCCAGATGCCCTCAGAAG AAAAGAGCTGGCAGACCTCATGAATGTGGATGAACAGAAAGTGAAG GATTGGTTTAACAACAAGAGAGCTAAACTTAGGAAGAATCAGAGGACAATGACAAACACACGTCCCCCTCCTACCAAGGAAGACCTCGCCATGAAGACTTTGGTGGAGTCCAAGAATATCATCATTCTCCAGGAACAAGTTGGGGATGGGCTCATCTGGTCTCACCAGGACTCTGACATCCATGCCGGCCTGAACATCCCTATCTTCCCCCCCTTACATTAG